Below is a genomic region from Burkholderia pseudomultivorans.
GCTGCTGGCCGCAGCGTTCGCCGGCTTCGGCCGCGATGCGCTGCCGCAGGGCGAGCCGCCGCATCCGGCAACGGGCGCCGCCGCGCCCGGCACTTCGACGACAGGACGACCGCAATGACCCAGCCTCCCGTATCCCCGACCGACGCCGGCACCGCGCAGGACGTGACGGGGCGCCGCGCGCGCACGCTGTCCGGCACGCGGCTCGGCGTGTCGAACTATCTCGGGCTCGCCGGCGCGCTGGCCGCGATGATCGCGCTGTTCTCGGTGCTGAGCTCGCATTTCCTGACCTACGATACGTTCAGCACGATCGCGAACCAGATTCCCGATCTCGTCGTGATGTCGGTCGGCATGACCTTCGTGCTGATCATTGCCGGGATCGACCTGTCGGTCGGCTCGGTGCTCGCACTCGCCGCGTCGATGGTCAGCGTCGCCGCGCTCAAGTGGCAGTGGGGGCCGTTGCCGGCCGCGCTGATCGGCATCGCGGTCGCGACCGCAACGGGCGCGCTGACGGGCGCGGTCACGGTCGGCTGGCGGATTCCGTCGTTCATCGTGTCGCTCGGCGTGCTGGAGGCTGCACGCGGCCTCGCTTACCAGCTGACGAATTCGCGCACCGCGTATATCGGCGACGCATTCGATTTCCTGTCGAACCCGATCGCGCTCGGCATCTCGCCGGCGTTCCTGATCGCGGTCGCGGTGATGGTCGCGGCCCAGTTCGTGCTGACGCGCACCGTGTTCGGCCGCTATCTGGTCGGCATCGGCACGAACGAGGAAGCCGTGCGACTTGCCGGGGTTAACCCGCGGCCGTATAAAATTCTCGTATTCGCATTGATGGGTGCGCTCGCCGGGCTCGCATCGCTGTTCCAGATTTCGCGGCTCGAGGCGGCCGACCCGAATGCGGGCGTGGGTCTGGAGCTGCAGGTGATCGCGGCCGTCGTGATCGGCGGCACGAGCCTGATGGGCGGACGCGGCTCGGTGATCAGCACGTTTTTCGGCGTGTTGATCATCTCCGTGCTGGCCGCAGGGCTCGCGCAGATCGGCGCGAACGAGCCGACCAAGCGGATCATCACCGGCGCGGTGATCGTGGTGGCGGTCGTGCTCGACACGTATCGCAGCCGGCGTGCACGTGCCCGGTAACATCGATAAACAGAACGGACCAGAGAGAAACGGGAAATGGCGACGATCAAGGATGTAGCGGCCATGGCGGGCGTGTCGTTTACGACCGTCTCGCACGTGGTGAACAATTCGCGGCCGGTGTCCGCGGACGTGCGTGCGAAGGTCGAGGTCGCGATCCGCGAGCTGAACTACGTGCCGTCGGCCGTCGCCCGCTCGCTGAAGGCGCGCGCGACCGCAACCATCGGCCTCGTCGTGCCGAACAGCACGAATCCGTACTTCGCGGAGCTGGCGCGCGGCATCGAGGACCAGTGCGCGGCGAACGGCTATTGCGTGTTCTTCTGCAATTCGGACGACGATCCGGTCAAGCAGCGCAACTACCTGCGCGTGCTGCAGGAAAAGCGCATCGACGGGCTGATCGTCGCGTCGGCCGGCGAGGATGCCGTGCTCGCGCAGACGCTCGCGGATGCGCATGCGCCGCTCGTCGTCGTCGACCGCAACATCGAGGGGCTCGCGGCCGATCTCGTGCAGATCGACCACGAGCGCGGCGCGTACCTCGCGACGCGCCATCTGCTCGAGCTGGGCCACGCGAAGATCGGCTGCATCACCGGGCCGACCGACACGGCCGTCAGCGCGATGCGCGTGCACGGCTTCATCCGCGCGATGGCCGAACGCAGCGTCGACATCGTGCCGGGCGCGATCGCCGAAAGCGACTTTTCGTGCCTCGGCGGCTATCACGCGGCGGCACGGCTGTTCGAGACGGTGCAGCCGAGCGCGATCTTCGCGGGCAACGACCTGATGGGCGTCGGCGCGCTGCGCGCGGCGGCCGAGCGCGGGATACGCGTGCCCGACGACTGCTCGATCATCGGCTTCGACGACATCGAATTTTCGCGTTACACGTATCCGGCGCTGTCGACGGTCGGCCAGTCGGTGCGCGCGCTCGGCGAGATGGCCGCGCAGACGCTGATCG
It encodes:
- a CDS encoding LacI family DNA-binding transcriptional regulator, with protein sequence MATIKDVAAMAGVSFTTVSHVVNNSRPVSADVRAKVEVAIRELNYVPSAVARSLKARATATIGLVVPNSTNPYFAELARGIEDQCAANGYCVFFCNSDDDPVKQRNYLRVLQEKRIDGLIVASAGEDAVLAQTLADAHAPLVVVDRNIEGLAADLVQIDHERGAYLATRHLLELGHAKIGCITGPTDTAVSAMRVHGFIRAMAERSVDIVPGAIAESDFSCLGGYHAAARLFETVQPSAIFAGNDLMGVGALRAAAERGIRVPDDCSIIGFDDIEFSRYTYPALSTVGQSVRALGEMAAQTLIERIGGGASVAPSRRRVVSPRLVLRESTAVYREPAAAGPRA
- a CDS encoding ABC transporter permease, whose translation is MTQPPVSPTDAGTAQDVTGRRARTLSGTRLGVSNYLGLAGALAAMIALFSVLSSHFLTYDTFSTIANQIPDLVVMSVGMTFVLIIAGIDLSVGSVLALAASMVSVAALKWQWGPLPAALIGIAVATATGALTGAVTVGWRIPSFIVSLGVLEAARGLAYQLTNSRTAYIGDAFDFLSNPIALGISPAFLIAVAVMVAAQFVLTRTVFGRYLVGIGTNEEAVRLAGVNPRPYKILVFALMGALAGLASLFQISRLEAADPNAGVGLELQVIAAVVIGGTSLMGGRGSVISTFFGVLIISVLAAGLAQIGANEPTKRIITGAVIVVAVVLDTYRSRRARAR